In Candidatus Pelagibacter sp. HIMB1321, a single genomic region encodes these proteins:
- the glnA gene encoding type I glutamate--ammonia ligase encodes MSASNVLKFIKEKEAEFVDLRFTDPRGKLQHLTMDATIVDENMLNEGVFFDGSSIAGWKAINESDMILKPDTARMFMDPFTSHNTVVLFCDILDAVKKSLYERDPRGVAKKAEEYLKSSGIGDKAFFGPEPEFFVFDDVRINNDPNNTGFVLDSKEGPYNSGKVYENGNMGHRPPVKGGYFPVPPVDSEQDMRGEYLKNLKEVGIKVEKHHHEVAPSQHELGMYFGTLVDQADNVQLYKYVVQMVTHSFGKTATFMPKPVAGDNGSGMHIHQSIWKGNTPVFSGDAYAGLSETALHYIGGILKHAKAINAFANSTTNSYKRLVPGFEAPVLLAYSARNRSASCRIPITLSKKGARCEIRFPDASGNPYLTFAAMLMAGLDGIKNKIHPGESFDKDLYELPPEEVKAIPTVCGSLREAMESLDKDRDFLTQGGVFTDDQIDAYIALKFEEIHKFEHAPHPVEFEMYYSS; translated from the coding sequence ATGAGTGCATCAAATGTTTTAAAATTTATTAAAGAAAAAGAAGCAGAATTCGTAGATCTTAGATTTACAGATCCAAGAGGTAAACTTCAACATTTAACAATGGATGCAACTATTGTTGATGAAAATATGCTTAACGAAGGTGTTTTCTTTGATGGTTCATCAATTGCTGGTTGGAAAGCTATTAATGAATCTGACATGATTTTAAAACCAGATACTGCAAGAATGTTTATGGATCCATTTACATCGCACAATACAGTAGTACTTTTTTGTGACATCTTAGATGCTGTAAAAAAATCTCTCTATGAAAGAGATCCTAGAGGTGTTGCTAAAAAAGCAGAAGAATATCTAAAATCTTCAGGCATAGGTGATAAAGCCTTTTTTGGTCCAGAACCAGAATTTTTCGTTTTTGATGATGTAAGAATTAATAATGATCCAAACAACACAGGATTTGTTTTAGATAGTAAAGAAGGTCCATATAACTCAGGTAAAGTTTATGAAAACGGAAATATGGGACATAGACCTCCAGTTAAAGGTGGATACTTTCCTGTACCTCCAGTTGATAGTGAACAAGATATGAGAGGAGAATATCTTAAGAATTTAAAAGAGGTTGGAATTAAAGTTGAGAAACATCATCACGAGGTTGCTCCAAGTCAGCACGAACTTGGTATGTATTTTGGAACTTTAGTTGATCAAGCAGATAACGTTCAATTATACAAATACGTTGTGCAAATGGTAACACACTCATTTGGTAAAACAGCTACTTTTATGCCTAAACCAGTTGCTGGAGATAATGGATCAGGAATGCACATTCACCAATCAATTTGGAAAGGTAATACTCCAGTATTTTCAGGTGATGCGTATGCAGGTTTATCAGAAACTGCTTTGCACTATATTGGTGGAATATTAAAACATGCAAAAGCAATTAATGCATTTGCTAATTCAACAACCAATAGTTACAAAAGATTAGTTCCTGGTTTTGAAGCACCAGTGCTACTTGCATATTCTGCGAGAAATAGATCTGCATCATGTCGTATACCAATTACCTTAAGTAAAAAAGGTGCAAGATGTGAAATCAGATTTCCAGATGCATCTGGTAACCCATACCTTACATTCGCAGCAATGCTAATGGCCGGTCTTGATGGAATTAAAAACAAAATTCATCCTGGTGAGTCATTTGATAAAGACTTGTATGAGCTTCCACCTGAAGAAGTAAAAGCTATTCCAACAGTTTGTGGATCATTGAGAGAAGCAATGGAAAGCTTAGATAAAGATAGAGATTTCCTAACTCAAGGTGGGGTATTTACAGATGATCAAATCGATGCTTACATTGCACTTAAATTTGAGGAGATTCATAAATTTGAGCACGCACCTCATCCTGTTGAGTTTGAGATGTACTACAGCAGTTAA
- a CDS encoding DMT family transporter, with the protein MRQPILIDYILLTVLAVIWASAFSNIKIATYSFGPITIAFLRVFFGALPVLLLCYFKKIKVEAFSKDWHWFAMIGFINLVAPFFLIAYGVKSVQSNLAAILMSSTALSSTVLGHFYTKNERFDLTRTIGVLIGFSGIVYLFSDNLLITENNFSSALLILLGATCYVIGGLLTLKISKKKNENVTGSILIWATIILIPLVSLVEQPWNSTPRLDSTISVIYLGLVSTGLAWLLRFKILTTNGLIFQSQVSYLIPIFGVILGYIFLDEIITIKVLVSLFAVIIGIYFVKKAGIKKTT; encoded by the coding sequence ATGAGACAACCTATACTAATTGACTATATATTATTAACCGTATTAGCCGTGATATGGGCATCTGCTTTTTCTAATATCAAAATAGCAACTTATTCATTTGGACCTATTACAATTGCTTTTCTAAGAGTTTTTTTTGGAGCTCTGCCTGTTTTGTTACTTTGTTATTTTAAAAAAATAAAAGTAGAAGCTTTTTCAAAAGATTGGCATTGGTTTGCAATGATTGGTTTTATCAATTTAGTGGCTCCATTTTTTTTAATTGCTTATGGTGTTAAATCTGTTCAAAGTAATTTAGCTGCAATCTTAATGTCATCAACAGCTTTAAGCTCAACAGTTCTTGGTCACTTTTATACAAAAAATGAGAGATTTGACCTTACAAGAACTATTGGTGTTTTAATTGGTTTTTCAGGTATTGTTTATTTATTTTCAGATAATTTATTAATTACAGAAAATAATTTTAGTTCTGCTTTATTAATTCTTCTAGGTGCCACTTGTTATGTTATTGGAGGATTGCTGACTTTAAAAATAAGTAAGAAGAAAAATGAAAATGTAACTGGTTCGATACTAATTTGGGCAACTATAATATTGATACCACTTGTAAGTTTAGTTGAACAACCTTGGAATTCAACTCCGAGATTAGACTCAACTATATCAGTAATTTATTTAGGTCTAGTTTCAACAGGTTTAGCTTGGTTATTAAGATTTAAAATTCTAACAACAAATGGATTAATTTTTCAATCACAAGTCTCTTATTTAATTCCAATTTTTGGAGTTATCCTAGGTTATATTTTTCTAGATGAAATAATAACAATCAAAGTTTTGGTTTCTTTGTTTGCAGTAATTATTGGAATATATTTTGTTAAAAAGGCTGGTATTAAAAAAACTACTTAA
- a CDS encoding sulfite exporter TauE/SafE family protein produces MFILSILFFITAILYSSVGFGGGSTYLALLLIWDVPYYIFPVLALICNIIVVSGNSINYIRTGNLNLKLLLPYLIGSIPFAFIGGSISLDKEVFEIILFLVLSIAGFLLLINSNSYKETKLKIRQIPKYISIIIGSILGLLSGIVGIGGGIFLSPILFLLKAGYPRQIATTASLFILINSISGVFGQFTKQNILNNIIDYWPLFILVFIGGQIGNFLNLKFLSNKLLAIITSGLVIFVAIRIGLKIFS; encoded by the coding sequence ATGTTTATATTATCAATATTATTTTTTATAACAGCAATTTTGTATTCAAGTGTTGGTTTTGGCGGGGGATCAACTTATCTTGCTCTACTATTAATTTGGGATGTTCCTTATTATATTTTTCCTGTCCTAGCTTTAATTTGTAATATTATAGTCGTTTCTGGAAATTCAATAAATTACATAAGAACTGGGAATTTAAATCTTAAGTTATTGCTACCGTATTTAATAGGTTCTATCCCTTTTGCTTTTATTGGAGGATCAATAAGTTTAGACAAAGAAGTTTTTGAAATCATTTTATTTTTAGTGCTTAGTATTGCTGGCTTTCTTTTATTAATAAATAGTAACTCATATAAAGAGACCAAGCTTAAAATTAGACAAATACCAAAATATATATCCATTATCATTGGTTCAATACTAGGATTATTATCTGGTATAGTTGGAATTGGTGGTGGAATTTTTTTAAGCCCTATTCTTTTTTTATTAAAAGCTGGATATCCAAGACAGATAGCTACAACAGCTTCATTATTTATATTAATAAACTCGATATCTGGAGTTTTTGGTCAATTCACAAAACAAAACATATTAAATAATATTATTGATTATTGGCCTTTATTCATCTTAGTTTTTATAGGTGGACAAATAGGCAATTTTCTTAACTTAAAATTTCTATCAAATAAATTATTAGCAATTATTACTTCTGGACTAGTTATATTTGTGGCAATTAGAATTGGTTTAAAAATCTTTTCTTAA
- a CDS encoding iron-sulfur cluster assembly protein, which produces MSTKEKIIEEIKKIYDPELPVNIYELGLIYDIQVEDKKAKIKMTLTTPNCPVAESLPKEVKDGAMQVEEIEDVDLQLVWDPPWNKDMMSEAAKLELNL; this is translated from the coding sequence ATGAGTACAAAAGAAAAAATAATTGAAGAAATTAAAAAAATTTATGATCCAGAACTGCCAGTAAACATTTATGAGCTGGGTTTAATTTACGATATTCAAGTTGAAGATAAAAAAGCAAAAATTAAAATGACATTAACTACTCCAAATTGTCCAGTTGCAGAAAGTTTGCCAAAAGAAGTTAAGGATGGTGCAATGCAAGTTGAAGAAATAGAGGATGTAGATTTACAATTAGTTTGGGACCCTCCATGGAATAAAGATATGATGTCTGAAGCTGCAAAATTGGAGTTAAATTTATAA
- a CDS encoding DUF1244 domain-containing protein has protein sequence MDDNTKKELQSAAFERLINHLRERKDVQNIDLMNLAGFCRNCLSKWYREEAGKKGIEISDPDAREHVYGMPYSEWKEKYQK, from the coding sequence ATGGACGATAATACAAAAAAAGAACTTCAGTCTGCTGCTTTTGAAAGGTTAATAAACCATTTAAGAGAAAGAAAAGATGTTCAAAATATTGATTTAATGAATTTAGCAGGTTTCTGTAGAAATTGTTTATCTAAATGGTACCGAGAGGAGGCTGGAAAAAAAGGTATTGAAATTTCAGATCCTGATGCAAGAGAGCATGTTTATGGAATGCCCTACTCTGAGTGGAAAGAAAAGTATCAGAAATAA
- the sufU gene encoding Fe-S cluster assembly sulfur transfer protein SufU, producing the protein MNLKELYQEIILEHGKNPRNLRKTENFNKDAKGNNPLCGDNVHVYLKLDENKKVHDISFEGSGCAISMASASIMTDLIKGKAEKEVKEIVEDFLSMIKENPDLNTNLLKEDEKTKLMCLSGVKQYPMRVKCATLSWHTLVTAIDGKNIEVNTEKTN; encoded by the coding sequence ATGAATTTAAAAGAACTATATCAAGAGATTATTTTAGAACATGGGAAAAACCCGAGAAATTTAAGAAAAACAGAAAACTTTAATAAAGATGCGAAAGGTAATAATCCATTATGTGGTGACAATGTACATGTTTATCTAAAATTAGATGAAAACAAAAAAGTTCATGATATTTCTTTTGAAGGAAGTGGATGTGCGATATCTATGGCCTCCGCATCGATAATGACTGATCTTATTAAAGGTAAAGCTGAAAAAGAAGTTAAAGAAATTGTTGAGGACTTTCTATCAATGATCAAAGAAAATCCAGATTTAAATACAAATCTGTTAAAAGAGGATGAAAAAACAAAGCTTATGTGTTTATCTGGAGTAAAACAATATCCAATGAGAGTAAAGTGTGCGACTTTATCTTGGCACACATTAGTGACAGCAATTGATGGAAAAAATATAGAAGTTAATACTGAAAAAACAAATTAA
- a CDS encoding putative 2OG-Fe(II) oxygenase, with translation MKNIKPFGPTIGKTRISRNFIKKINSEFDLKTKNKKSDYSSKLASQIKNEIKLNSNFIKKNLAKEIIINAKKFLKNEKILKIKEIRILNVWVVRQFKGEYNPIHYHEGDLSGVGYLKLPKNMTRNKEVKNKKIRTNGTIDFINGQKNFLSKSIYNVIPKIGDMYIFPNYLMHTAYPFNVEGERRSFSFNLKIIFQK, from the coding sequence ATGAAAAATATTAAACCTTTTGGGCCAACAATTGGAAAAACTAGAATTTCGAGAAATTTTATAAAAAAAATTAACAGTGAATTTGATTTAAAAACTAAAAATAAAAAATCTGATTATAGCTCAAAACTTGCAAGTCAGATTAAAAATGAAATTAAATTAAATTCAAATTTTATTAAAAAAAATTTAGCTAAAGAAATAATCATTAATGCTAAAAAATTTTTGAAAAATGAAAAGATATTAAAAATAAAAGAAATTCGTATTTTAAACGTGTGGGTTGTTAGACAATTCAAAGGTGAATACAATCCTATTCATTATCATGAAGGTGACTTATCGGGAGTTGGTTATTTAAAACTACCAAAAAACATGACTAGAAATAAAGAAGTAAAAAATAAAAAAATTAGAACAAATGGAACTATAGATTTTATTAATGGTCAAAAAAATTTTTTGAGCAAAAGTATTTATAATGTTATTCCAAAAATTGGTGATATGTATATTTTTCCAAATTACCTAATGCACACAGCTTACCCATTTAATGTAGAAGGTGAAAGAAGATCTTTTTCATTTAATTTAAAGATAATATTTCAAAAATAA
- a CDS encoding (2Fe-2S)-binding protein, with product MAKVTLEVNGKKVSKEVPDHTLLSTFLRDNLNLTGTHVGCDSSQCGACVVHIDGKSVKSCSTLAVDIEGSKVTTIEGLAKDGKLHPMQEAFKKTHGLQCGYCTPGMVMSAVDLLQTKKNPSDQEIREWLEGNICRCTGYQNIVAAVKEAAGKM from the coding sequence ATGGCAAAAGTAACACTAGAAGTTAATGGAAAAAAAGTAAGCAAAGAAGTTCCAGATCATACACTTTTATCAACATTTTTAAGAGATAATCTAAATTTAACAGGAACGCATGTTGGATGTGACAGCAGTCAATGTGGTGCATGCGTAGTACATATTGATGGAAAATCTGTAAAGAGCTGCTCAACACTAGCTGTAGATATTGAAGGGTCAAAGGTCACAACCATAGAAGGTTTAGCAAAAGACGGGAAACTTCATCCAATGCAAGAAGCATTTAAAAAAACACATGGACTACAATGTGGATATTGTACGCCAGGAATGGTGATGAGTGCAGTCGATCTATTACAAACAAAGAAAAATCCGAGCGACCAAGAAATAAGAGAATGGTTAGAAGGTAATATTTGTAGATGCACAGGTTACCAAAATATTGTTGCTGCAGTTAAAGAAGCAGCAGGAAAAATGTAA
- a CDS encoding aminotransferase class V-fold PLP-dependent enzyme, whose product MKIDQIKKEFPIFDEKIQNNDLVYLDSANSSQKPKVVIDRINEFYTKQFSNVGRSVHYLAVAATNLYENTRTSVQKYINAKDKNEIVFTKGATEALNLVANTLGQKYLEEGDEVIITELEHHSNYVPWHFLRKSKNIKINFAETNEFGEVPIENIEKLITAKTKIIAVNHLSNVTGAILPIKEITQLAHSKGIIVVVDGCQGAPHLKIDVQDLDCDFYAISCHKMYGPTGLGILYGKKKWLDELPPYQGGGGMIREVKKDRISYGDLPNKYEAGTMATAQVIAFDQSIKFLEKVGIENVIQHEKELIEYGQEILKKNNSVKLIGNPKNKGGVLSFTIEGVHPHDIATILDEDGVAIRAGHHCCQILHDKLGIPASARASVGIYNTKDDLDQLNESINKCKKIFDL is encoded by the coding sequence ATGAAAATTGATCAGATTAAAAAAGAGTTTCCAATTTTTGATGAAAAAATTCAAAATAATGACCTTGTTTATTTAGATAGTGCAAATTCATCACAAAAACCAAAAGTGGTTATTGATAGAATAAATGAATTTTATACAAAGCAATTTTCTAACGTTGGAAGAAGTGTTCATTATTTAGCTGTTGCAGCAACAAATTTGTATGAAAATACAAGAACATCTGTTCAAAAATATATTAATGCTAAAGATAAAAACGAAATTGTTTTTACAAAAGGTGCAACAGAAGCTCTTAATTTAGTTGCAAATACTTTAGGGCAAAAGTATTTAGAAGAAGGTGATGAAGTAATTATCACAGAATTGGAACACCATTCTAACTATGTGCCTTGGCATTTTTTAAGAAAATCTAAAAATATAAAAATTAACTTTGCTGAAACAAATGAATTTGGTGAAGTTCCTATTGAGAATATTGAAAAATTAATTACTGCAAAAACAAAGATTATTGCTGTTAATCATTTATCAAATGTAACAGGTGCAATTTTACCAATTAAGGAAATAACACAATTAGCGCATTCAAAAGGCATAATTGTTGTTGTCGATGGATGTCAAGGAGCGCCACATTTAAAAATTGATGTTCAAGATTTAGATTGTGATTTTTATGCTATTTCATGTCACAAAATGTATGGACCCACAGGGCTTGGTATTCTTTATGGTAAAAAAAAATGGCTAGATGAATTACCTCCCTACCAGGGTGGTGGCGGAATGATTAGAGAGGTGAAAAAAGACCGTATTTCTTATGGTGATTTGCCTAACAAATATGAAGCTGGAACAATGGCAACTGCTCAAGTCATAGCATTTGATCAGTCTATAAAATTTTTAGAAAAGGTTGGAATAGAAAATGTGATCCAACATGAAAAAGAATTAATTGAATATGGACAGGAAATTTTAAAAAAAAATAATTCTGTTAAATTAATTGGGAATCCAAAAAATAAAGGTGGTGTATTATCATTTACTATTGAAGGAGTGCACCCACATGATATCGCAACAATTTTAGATGAAGATGGCGTAGCAATAAGAGCAGGACACCACTGTTGTCAAATCCTTCATGATAAATTGGGAATTCCTGCTAGCGCTAGAGCGTCTGTTGGAATTTATAACACCAAAGATGATTTAGACCAATTAAATGAGTCTATTAATAAGTGTAAAAAAATTTTTGATCTATAA
- a CDS encoding homocysteine S-methyltransferase family protein, producing the protein MIDLDFFKTTRILDGGMGQELLASGMKPNGTLWSANAVLKEEYHQLLLDTHSNFIKAGAEVIITATFTMRRKRLRDNSVEDKFEYLNQKAGEIAFETKKDYPNVKIAGGLPPQNLTYEADERDENEIEDNLNEQAKLLDPFIDFYYFDVLSSVKEFKCGIKAIKEFNKPYLIGIHISEGTKLPSGEKISEIKKIIDKNALGVMLSCVSPETYEQNFDEMKSLGVPFGFKFNAFQTTKPKGGYTNNYGKSKGNPNEFLGQRTDLNPIKIAEFAKKFKEGGATILGGCCETRPSHIKEIAKLK; encoded by the coding sequence ATGATTGATCTAGATTTTTTTAAAACAACTAGAATACTTGATGGCGGTATGGGTCAGGAATTACTTGCAAGCGGTATGAAACCTAATGGAACTTTGTGGAGTGCAAATGCAGTGCTCAAGGAAGAGTATCATCAACTTCTTTTAGATACTCATTCTAATTTTATTAAAGCAGGTGCAGAGGTAATTATAACAGCTACTTTTACCATGCGAAGAAAAAGGTTAAGAGATAATTCTGTTGAAGATAAGTTTGAATACTTAAATCAAAAAGCTGGTGAAATAGCTTTCGAAACAAAAAAAGATTATCCAAATGTTAAAATAGCTGGTGGATTGCCTCCTCAAAATTTAACATATGAAGCAGATGAAAGAGATGAGAATGAGATTGAAGATAACCTTAATGAACAAGCAAAATTACTAGATCCTTTTATTGATTTTTATTATTTTGACGTTTTAAGCAGTGTGAAAGAGTTCAAATGTGGAATAAAAGCTATCAAAGAATTTAATAAGCCCTACTTAATTGGAATACACATATCTGAGGGAACAAAATTACCAAGTGGAGAAAAAATCTCAGAAATCAAAAAAATCATAGACAAAAATGCACTTGGTGTAATGCTATCTTGCGTATCCCCTGAGACCTATGAGCAAAACTTTGATGAGATGAAAAGTTTAGGAGTGCCTTTTGGTTTTAAATTTAATGCATTTCAAACAACAAAACCAAAAGGTGGTTACACAAATAATTATGGAAAAAGCAAAGGAAATCCTAATGAATTTTTAGGACAAAGAACTGATCTAAATCCAATTAAAATTGCAGAGTTTGCGAAAAAATTTAAGGAAGGTGGTGCTACTATTTTAGGTGGTTGTTGTGAAACGAGACCATCACATATTAAAGAAATTGCAAAGCTTAAGTAG
- a CDS encoding YbaK/EbsC family protein, with the protein MSFLQKESVQRAEKFLKEFDSNLNVISLATSARTAADAANSLKCEVGAIVKSLLFSADDKFILCLVSGDKKASLNKLKKRLDIKNMEMAKVEDVKEVTGYTIGGVSPVGHLKKIDIYIDKNLDRFKELYAAAGHPNCVFKIDFKNLVQITDGSILDITE; encoded by the coding sequence ATGAGTTTTTTACAAAAAGAATCAGTGCAAAGAGCAGAAAAATTTCTTAAAGAATTTGACAGTAATCTTAATGTGATTTCGCTTGCAACATCTGCAAGAACTGCTGCTGATGCCGCTAATTCTCTTAAATGTGAAGTAGGAGCAATTGTTAAAAGTCTACTTTTTTCAGCTGATGATAAGTTCATTCTTTGTTTAGTCTCAGGAGATAAAAAGGCTTCATTAAATAAACTAAAAAAAAGATTAGATATTAAGAATATGGAGATGGCAAAAGTTGAAGATGTTAAAGAGGTAACAGGTTATACTATTGGAGGCGTTTCTCCAGTAGGTCATTTAAAAAAGATCGATATTTATATTGATAAAAATTTAGATAGGTTTAAGGAGCTCTATGCAGCCGCAGGTCATCCAAACTGTGTTTTTAAGATAGATTTTAAAAATTTAGTTCAAATAACAGATGGTTCAATTTTAGATATTACTGAATGA
- a CDS encoding SRPBCC family protein: MKLSGSYQINLSKEKVWEALNDPEILKKAIPGCEEFTKNSETEFTAKATNKIGPFNASFTGDVELKDLNPPNSYKITGSGNSPVGFASGEAFVKLEDHEQGTKLIYEVEANVGGKIAQVGSRLIDMTAKKMADIFFGKFSELISSTDEGSNKDQIDQKLINQDNIKSKNQNKILIYSAVVVGALILAYFIF, translated from the coding sequence ATGAAACTTTCTGGATCATATCAAATAAATTTATCAAAAGAAAAAGTATGGGAAGCTTTAAATGATCCTGAAATATTAAAGAAAGCTATTCCAGGATGTGAAGAGTTTACAAAAAATTCAGAAACAGAATTTACTGCTAAAGCAACTAATAAAATTGGTCCTTTCAATGCTAGCTTCACTGGAGATGTAGAGTTAAAAGATCTTAATCCTCCAAACAGTTATAAAATTACTGGCTCTGGCAATTCCCCGGTTGGATTTGCATCAGGCGAAGCTTTTGTAAAATTAGAAGATCACGAACAAGGAACTAAATTGATTTATGAAGTTGAGGCAAATGTTGGTGGAAAAATTGCTCAAGTTGGCTCTAGACTTATAGATATGACAGCAAAGAAAATGGCTGACATATTTTTTGGAAAATTTTCAGAATTAATTAGTTCAACTGATGAAGGTAGTAATAAAGATCAAATTGATCAAAAATTAATTAATCAAGATAATATAAAGAGTAAAAATCAAAATAAAATTTTGATATATTCTGCAGTTGTTGTGGGTGCGTTAATTTTAGCATATTTCATTTTCTAA
- a CDS encoding HesB/IscA family protein has product MNPIIKLSDNAAQRIKEIMSQAEKDALGVRVSVKSGGCAGMSYVMEYTKKANPGDEIIEDKGVKVFVDSAAIMYLLGTEMDYKKEELSSSFVFNNPNETERCGCGESFKIG; this is encoded by the coding sequence ATGAACCCAATAATTAAACTCAGTGATAACGCAGCTCAACGTATTAAGGAAATTATGTCCCAAGCAGAAAAAGATGCTTTAGGGGTTCGAGTTTCAGTTAAGTCAGGTGGTTGCGCGGGCATGTCTTATGTGATGGAATACACCAAAAAAGCAAATCCAGGTGATGAGATAATTGAGGATAAAGGTGTAAAAGTTTTTGTAGACTCTGCTGCTATTATGTACTTGCTTGGTACTGAAATGGATTACAAAAAAGAGGAGTTATCCTCATCATTTGTATTTAATAATCCCAATGAAACTGAGAGATGTGGGTGCGGAGAGTCCTTTAAAATAGGATAG
- a CDS encoding molybdenum cofactor synthesis domain-containing protein, giving the protein MKVNIALLTVTDTRTIDNDKSGAILVKKINEANHNLIDRKICKDNKDDIVVILKDWLNNNQVDVIITTGGTGLTGRDITPEALDEIADKYIPGFGEIFRYLSYKTIGTSTIQSRACAVLANGKYVFALPGSSGGVTDAWEGILKHQLDVNHKPCNFVELIPRLKEK; this is encoded by the coding sequence ATGAAAGTAAATATAGCATTATTAACTGTAACAGACACTAGAACAATAGATAATGACAAATCAGGAGCAATACTTGTAAAAAAAATTAATGAAGCCAATCACAATTTAATAGATAGAAAGATTTGCAAAGACAATAAAGACGATATTGTAGTAATTCTCAAAGACTGGTTAAACAACAATCAAGTTGATGTAATTATTACAACTGGTGGAACAGGTTTAACAGGTAGAGATATTACACCAGAAGCATTAGATGAAATTGCAGATAAGTACATTCCAGGTTTTGGTGAAATTTTTAGATATTTAAGTTACAAAACAATTGGAACTTCTACTATTCAATCAAGAGCATGTGCTGTGCTTGCTAATGGTAAGTATGTATTTGCATTACCAGGTTCCTCAGGAGGTGTCACGGATGCTTGGGAAGGAATTTTAAAACATCAGTTAGATGTTAATCACAAACCTTGTAATTTTGTTGAACTAATCCCTAGATTAAAAGAAAAATAA